Proteins co-encoded in one Candidatus Stoquefichus sp. SB1 genomic window:
- the brnQ gene encoding branched-chain amino acid transport system II carrier protein encodes MKTLKRKELLFIGLTLFSMFFGAGNLIFPPFLGEQAGHLAWLAMFGFIISAVGLPVLGVIAVAKSGGLKALAGRVHPQFAFIFTLLIYLSIGPCLAIPRTASTSFEMAVVPFIGDYGSIAQIIYSCVFFSIALYMALNPEKLSDRLGKVLCPILLCLIGIIFVGSFFAGTFQYGASVEPYSSQAFVQGFLDGYQTMDTIAALNFGIIIALNIQSKGIKDSKTIVSSTMKAGVIAGICLTLVYCALLHIGGLAGYINGYHLNGAQTLMQFVRYLFQNTGVIILGATFFIACLNTCIGLICCCSEYFCEIVPQISYKKWAFLFAFISMVISNIGLDMILKVSIPVLHFLYPLSIVLIVLAFIHQWIERYSYVYQITMLLTGIGSILGLLPGLGLDYQWLHYIPLFDQSLGWIVFTVLGFLLGIVFSKKEN; translated from the coding sequence ATGAAGACATTAAAGAGAAAAGAACTCTTGTTTATAGGTTTAACATTATTTTCGATGTTTTTTGGGGCGGGAAATTTAATCTTTCCGCCATTTTTAGGGGAGCAGGCAGGCCATCTGGCTTGGCTTGCAATGTTTGGTTTTATTATCAGTGCAGTTGGATTACCAGTGCTAGGAGTGATTGCAGTCGCTAAATCTGGTGGTTTAAAAGCATTGGCTGGACGTGTCCATCCTCAATTTGCATTTATCTTTACGTTGCTGATTTATTTATCCATTGGACCATGTTTAGCCATTCCACGAACAGCAAGTACATCATTTGAGATGGCAGTTGTTCCTTTTATTGGTGATTATGGAAGCATTGCACAGATTATTTATTCATGTGTTTTCTTTTCAATTGCGCTCTATATGGCTTTGAATCCAGAGAAATTATCAGATCGTTTAGGGAAAGTTTTATGTCCGATTTTGTTATGTCTAATTGGGATTATTTTTGTTGGTAGTTTTTTTGCTGGAACTTTTCAATATGGTGCTAGTGTTGAACCTTATAGCAGTCAAGCATTTGTTCAAGGTTTTTTAGATGGATATCAGACAATGGATACAATTGCAGCTTTAAATTTTGGAATTATCATTGCTTTAAATATTCAAAGTAAAGGCATTAAGGATTCTAAAACAATTGTTTCTTCAACAATGAAAGCTGGTGTCATTGCTGGGATATGTCTAACATTGGTTTATTGTGCTTTGTTACATATTGGAGGACTAGCAGGATATATCAATGGTTATCATCTTAATGGGGCGCAAACACTGATGCAGTTTGTTCGCTATTTATTTCAAAATACTGGTGTGATTATACTAGGTGCAACTTTCTTTATTGCTTGTTTAAATACTTGTATAGGTTTAATTTGTTGTTGTAGTGAATACTTCTGTGAAATTGTTCCTCAAATCAGTTATAAAAAATGGGCATTTCTATTTGCGTTCATCAGTATGGTTATTTCTAATATTGGTTTAGATATGATTCTTAAGGTTTCTATTCCTGTACTCCATTTTCTTTATCCATTATCAATTGTTTTGATTGTTTTGGCATTTATACATCAGTGGATAGAGAGATATTCATATGTCTATCAAATCACAATGTTGTTGACAGGTATTGGAAGTATTCTTGGATTATTACCAGGACTAGGACTTGATTATCAATGGTTACATTATATTCCATTGTTTGATCAATCATTAGGCTGGATAGTTTTTACTGTTTTAGGGTTTTTATTAGGAATAGTATTTTCTAAAAAAGAAAATTAA
- a CDS encoding calcium/sodium antiporter → MLLNIILLIVGFVLLIKGADVFVEGASKVAALLHIPQIVIGLTIVAFGTSAPEAAVSITSSFHGTSGIAIGNIIGSNIANVLLILGVAGMIGELVVKKNTFFIETPFVLVITVVLLFLGYADENISRIDGVILWLFFLVFLYYLYRLTKRGDDSAIDDIPELDENDRLWKLIVMIVLGIVCVVVGSQVTVDAASQIAQAFGVSDRIIGLTIVSIGTSLPELVTSVSASLKGRNDIAIGNIIGSNIFNILFVLGTAALVAPAGIHFAPGFLIDGLIAIGAVVMFMVFVGKNMKLKKYGAFIMLISYVCYLVYIL, encoded by the coding sequence ATGTTACTGAATATCATTTTATTAATTGTCGGTTTTGTTTTGTTGATTAAGGGTGCTGATGTGTTTGTAGAAGGAGCATCAAAAGTTGCTGCGTTATTACATATTCCACAGATTGTGATTGGATTAACGATTGTGGCTTTTGGGACAAGTGCACCTGAAGCGGCTGTGAGTATTACTTCATCATTTCATGGAACATCAGGAATTGCGATTGGTAATATTATTGGGAGTAATATTGCTAATGTTTTATTAATATTAGGTGTGGCTGGAATGATTGGTGAATTAGTTGTTAAGAAAAATACTTTCTTTATAGAAACACCATTTGTTCTTGTGATTACTGTAGTCCTTTTGTTTTTAGGATATGCAGATGAAAATATTTCTCGCATAGATGGTGTTATTTTATGGCTTTTCTTTTTAGTCTTTTTATATTATTTATATCGTTTAACAAAACGTGGTGATGATAGTGCAATTGATGATATTCCTGAATTAGATGAAAATGATCGTTTATGGAAACTCATTGTGATGATTGTTTTAGGAATTGTTTGTGTTGTTGTTGGAAGTCAGGTGACTGTTGATGCTGCCAGTCAAATTGCTCAGGCATTTGGGGTGAGTGACCGTATTATTGGATTAACAATTGTTTCGATTGGAACTTCACTCCCTGAATTGGTAACGTCAGTGAGTGCTTCTTTGAAAGGTAGAAATGATATTGCGATTGGAAATATTATTGGAAGTAATATTTTTAATATCTTGTTTGTGCTTGGAACAGCGGCTTTGGTTGCACCAGCTGGGATTCATTTTGCACCTGGTTTCTTAATTGATGGATTGATTGCAATTGGTGCTGTTGTTATGTTTATGGTGTTTGTTGGAAAGAATATGAAGTTGAAAAAGTATGGTGCTTTTATAATGTTGATATCGTATGTATGTTATTTGGTTTATATATTGTAA
- the adhE gene encoding bifunctional acetaldehyde-CoA/alcohol dehydrogenase, whose translation MAEKKAVKKVEEPTNEQIDAHVDELVQKALEALEKFESFDQDAVDYIVAKCSVAGLDQHGVLAEAAVKETGRGVFEDKAVKNLFACEYVTSNLRHLKTVGIINEDPLTGITEIAEPVGVVCGIVPTTNPTSTVIFKSLISLKTRNPIIFSFHPSAYECSVQAAEVIRDAAVAAGAPENCIQWLGLRSMYATTALMNHPGVATILATGGNAMVKAAYSCGKPALGVGAGNVPAYVEKSCVLKRAVNDIVLSKSFDNGMICASEQAAIVDQEIYKDFKEEMNRFKVYFVNADEKAKLETFMFGCASYTDKVNEAKLNPNVVGKDATWIAEQAGFKVPEDTQIICAECKEVGPNEPLTREKLSPVLAVLKATSTKDGIEKSAAMVEFNGLGHSAAIHTQNHEISVEFGLKCKAIRVIENAPSTFGGIGSVYNAFIPSLTLGCGSYGHNSVSNNVSAVNLLNIKRIGRRNNNMQWVKLPPKIYFERNSIRYLRDMKVMEKAMIVTDRGMYNLGYVDKIEDVIKRRRNKVDMELYFDVEPDPSIDTVNEGVELMRKFQPDVIIALGGGSSMDAAKVMWLMYEHPEVNFDDIKQKFMDIRKRAFKFPELGKKARLICIPTTSGTGSEVTPFAVITDKQANKKYPLTDYSLTPTVAIVDPEFVMSLPASIAADTGIDVLTHAVEAYVSILASDFTDGWAKQAVKLVFDYLERSVKNGKNDPEAREKMHNAATIAGMAFANAFLGMNHSLAHKIGGEWHVPHGRTNGILLPHVIRYNGTIPTKLNIWPKIENYKADVKYMELAQLIGLNPKTPAEGVAMFADACEELCAKVGVACNIKSQGIDKDAWEESVHRMAMNAYEDQCTPANPRMPMVHDMEAILRMIYDYESKFAAEALKK comes from the coding sequence ATGGCAGAAAAAAAAGCTGTAAAAAAAGTTGAAGAACCAACTAATGAACAAATTGATGCTCATGTTGATGAGTTAGTTCAAAAAGCATTAGAGGCTCTTGAAAAGTTTGAATCTTTTGATCAAGATGCAGTTGACTACATCGTTGCAAAGTGTTCAGTTGCTGGGTTAGACCAACATGGTGTATTAGCAGAAGCAGCAGTTAAAGAAACAGGTAGAGGTGTTTTTGAAGACAAAGCTGTTAAGAACTTATTCGCTTGTGAATATGTAACAAGCAATCTTCGTCATTTAAAAACTGTAGGTATTATTAATGAAGATCCATTAACTGGTATCACTGAAATCGCTGAACCAGTTGGGGTTGTTTGTGGTATCGTTCCAACAACAAATCCAACTTCTACAGTTATCTTCAAATCTTTAATTTCATTAAAAACAAGAAATCCAATTATCTTCTCATTCCATCCATCTGCTTATGAATGTTCAGTTCAAGCAGCTGAAGTTATCAGAGATGCTGCTGTTGCTGCTGGGGCTCCTGAAAACTGTATTCAATGGTTAGGATTACGTTCTATGTATGCAACAACTGCATTAATGAACCATCCAGGTGTAGCAACTATCTTAGCAACTGGTGGTAATGCAATGGTTAAAGCTGCTTACTCTTGTGGTAAACCTGCTTTAGGTGTAGGTGCTGGTAACGTTCCTGCATATGTTGAAAAATCTTGTGTATTAAAAAGAGCAGTTAACGATATCGTATTATCAAAATCATTTGATAATGGTATGATTTGTGCTTCTGAACAAGCTGCAATCGTTGACCAAGAAATCTATAAAGATTTTAAAGAAGAAATGAATCGTTTTAAAGTTTATTTCGTTAATGCTGATGAAAAAGCAAAACTTGAAACATTTATGTTTGGTTGTGCTTCTTATACTGATAAAGTGAATGAAGCAAAATTAAATCCTAATGTTGTAGGTAAAGATGCAACTTGGATTGCTGAACAAGCTGGTTTCAAAGTACCAGAAGATACTCAAATCATCTGTGCTGAATGTAAAGAAGTAGGTCCTAATGAACCATTAACAAGAGAAAAATTATCTCCAGTATTAGCTGTTTTAAAAGCAACTTCTACAAAAGATGGTATTGAAAAATCAGCTGCAATGGTTGAATTCAATGGTTTAGGTCACTCAGCTGCAATTCATACTCAAAATCATGAAATTTCAGTAGAATTTGGTTTAAAATGTAAAGCAATTCGTGTTATTGAAAATGCTCCATCAACATTTGGTGGTATTGGTTCTGTTTATAATGCATTCATTCCTTCATTAACATTAGGATGTGGATCTTATGGACACAACTCAGTTTCTAATAACGTAAGTGCTGTAAACTTATTAAATATTAAGAGAATAGGGAGACGTAACAACAATATGCAATGGGTTAAACTTCCTCCAAAAATCTATTTTGAAAGAAATTCAATTAGATATTTAAGAGACATGAAAGTCATGGAAAAAGCAATGATTGTCACAGACAGAGGTATGTACAATCTTGGTTATGTAGATAAGATCGAAGATGTTATTAAGAGAAGACGTAACAAAGTTGATATGGAATTATACTTTGATGTAGAACCAGATCCAAGTATTGACACTGTTAATGAAGGTGTTGAATTAATGAGAAAATTCCAACCAGATGTTATTATTGCATTAGGTGGAGGTTCTTCAATGGATGCTGCTAAAGTTATGTGGTTAATGTATGAACATCCAGAAGTTAACTTTGATGATATCAAACAAAAATTCATGGATATCAGAAAACGTGCATTCAAATTCCCTGAATTAGGAAAGAAAGCAAGATTAATTTGTATCCCAACGACTTCAGGTACAGGTTCAGAGGTAACTCCATTCGCTGTTATCACTGATAAACAAGCTAATAAGAAATATCCATTAACTGACTACTCATTAACTCCAACAGTTGCTATTGTTGATCCAGAATTTGTTATGAGTTTACCTGCATCAATTGCTGCTGATACTGGAATTGACGTATTAACTCATGCAGTAGAAGCTTATGTTTCTATCTTAGCATCTGACTTTACTGATGGATGGGCTAAACAAGCTGTTAAATTAGTATTTGATTACTTAGAAAGATCAGTTAAGAATGGTAAAAATGATCCAGAAGCAAGAGAAAAAATGCATAATGCAGCAACAATTGCTGGTATGGCATTCGCTAATGCTTTCTTAGGTATGAACCACTCATTAGCTCATAAGATTGGTGGAGAATGGCATGTTCCTCATGGTCGTACAAATGGTATCTTATTACCACATGTTATTAGATATAACGGAACTATCCCTACTAAGTTAAATATCTGGCCAAAGATTGAAAACTATAAAGCTGATGTTAAATATATGGAATTAGCTCAATTAATTGGTTTAAATCCAAAAACTCCAGCTGAAGGTGTTGCTATGTTCGCTGATGCATGTGAAGAATTATGTGCAAAAGTTGGTGTTGCTTGCAACATTAAATCTCAAGGTATTGATAAAGATGCTTGGGAAGAATCAGTTCATAGAATGGCTATGAATGCTTATGAAGATCAATGTACTCCAGCAAACCCAAGAATGCCTATGGTACATGATATGGAAGCAATCTTAAGAATGATTTATGATTATGAATCTAAGTTTGCTGCTGAAGCATTAAAGAAATAA
- a CDS encoding helix-turn-helix transcriptional regulator, whose protein sequence is MFIQTQKQYTQFESDDLTELLGQMTFKINNFGLWQSQHDTKVQYISNDIEIVYYREGGSITRIGNKEYECPPGSFLILEPYQLNVSINQKYCQYSYYYFHFEIEPLHLRKQFLSMLTKHGHLIYAHEMKDFREMLDRLLIEANEKEIGYSSIITSALIRVVVEIMRAQLKRSHDNHIRIVHSPYTDLVNEAIHYIQEHLYESIRLNTMAQDLGVSKGVLYKAFIEVLSIPPAQYIHQEKIQYVQSRLLLGESLTALAQELGYSSAYHLSKDFKKQVGVSPREYKKHVK, encoded by the coding sequence ATGTTTATTCAAACCCAAAAACAATATACGCAATTTGAAAGTGATGATCTTACAGAATTATTAGGACAAATGACTTTTAAGATTAATAATTTTGGTTTATGGCAAAGTCAGCATGATACCAAAGTTCAATATATTTCTAATGATATTGAAATTGTTTATTATCGTGAAGGTGGTTCTATAACAAGAATTGGGAACAAGGAATATGAATGTCCACCAGGCAGTTTTCTGATTTTAGAACCTTATCAACTTAATGTCTCTATAAATCAAAAATATTGCCAATATTCTTATTATTACTTTCATTTTGAAATAGAACCATTACATCTTAGAAAACAATTCTTATCAATGCTTACAAAACATGGTCATTTAATATATGCTCATGAAATGAAGGATTTTAGAGAAATGCTAGATCGTTTACTCATTGAAGCTAACGAAAAGGAAATCGGTTATTCTAGTATTATTACTTCTGCTTTGATTAGAGTTGTTGTTGAAATTATGCGGGCACAATTAAAAAGAAGTCATGATAATCATATTCGCATTGTTCATTCACCTTATACAGATTTAGTCAATGAAGCTATCCATTATATCCAAGAACATTTGTATGAATCTATTCGTTTGAATACAATGGCTCAAGATTTAGGTGTCTCAAAAGGTGTTTTATATAAAGCATTTATAGAAGTTCTTTCTATTCCTCCTGCTCAATATATTCATCAGGAGAAAATTCAATATGTACAAAGTCGTTTATTATTAGGAGAAAGTTTAACCGCTTTAGCACAGGAATTAGGTTATTCTTCAGCTTATCACTTATCTAAGGATTTTAAAAAGCAAGTAGGAGTAAGTCCAAGAGAATATAAGAAACATGTGAAATAA
- the bilR gene encoding bilirubin reductase, long form — translation MKLLEPIQVGKITLKNRIMFPPMTTGYEERDGTIGKQSLQFYKRLAEGGVAYIVLGDVAPVNTVSPTPKLFHDGQVEAFKALADALHTYDCKLGIQLFHPEYDVDALAEMFKKGDMQAARAKLHHDMLHYIDEVTEEQLNTILVKMGECVKRAYVAGVDVIEVHGDRLVGSLCSTILNHRTDHYGGSFENRTRFALKVVETIKANAPDICIDYKLPIVTVNEDGTYRGKGGLIIEEAIQLAKILETVGVDMIHVGQANHTGNMNDTIPAMGTQPYCFMNDYTKQIKKAVSIPVSSVGRILTPENGEALIENGVCDIIGLGRSLLTDPDFVKKLEAGQQDRIRYCMMCNKGCTDAIQNRQFLSCVLNAENGYEYERVIAPATAKKKVIVVGGGPAGMEAARVAKTRGHDVILFERETTLGGQLNIASIPPRKSEMTRAIHYLTNEMKVLGVDLRLGQNVCAKCILDQKPDSVIIAIGASNIDLPIPGHDLPHVYDAWKVLNHEQLPSGNVVVIGGGLVGAETAELLAEMGCHVSIVEMLDEIAKEESSTVKPTMFETFKKHNVKLLTKTKVTGITKASVEAEDENGKVSLPCDYVIMAVGAKPNAFDTTALIEAGIDVHIVGDCHERAADINRAIEEGYLAANSI, via the coding sequence ATGAAATTATTAGAACCAATCCAAGTTGGAAAAATCACATTAAAGAATCGTATTATGTTTCCGCCAATGACCACAGGTTATGAGGAACGTGATGGAACGATAGGAAAGCAGAGCCTTCAATTCTATAAAAGATTAGCTGAAGGTGGGGTTGCCTATATTGTTTTGGGTGATGTTGCCCCTGTCAATACAGTTTCACCAACGCCTAAACTCTTTCATGATGGACAAGTTGAAGCGTTTAAGGCTTTGGCAGATGCACTTCATACTTATGATTGTAAATTAGGAATTCAATTATTTCATCCTGAATATGATGTTGATGCTTTAGCAGAAATGTTTAAAAAAGGTGATATGCAGGCTGCAAGAGCGAAACTTCATCATGATATGTTGCATTATATTGATGAAGTGACAGAAGAACAATTAAATACGATTTTAGTGAAGATGGGTGAATGCGTGAAGCGTGCTTATGTGGCAGGTGTTGATGTTATTGAAGTCCATGGGGATCGTCTTGTTGGTTCATTATGTTCAACTATTTTAAATCACCGAACAGATCATTATGGTGGATCTTTTGAAAATAGGACACGTTTTGCATTAAAGGTTGTGGAAACAATTAAAGCCAATGCACCAGATATTTGTATTGACTATAAATTACCTATTGTTACAGTTAATGAAGATGGAACTTATAGAGGAAAAGGTGGCTTGATTATCGAAGAAGCTATTCAATTAGCCAAAATATTAGAAACAGTTGGTGTTGATATGATTCATGTTGGACAAGCCAATCATACTGGAAATATGAATGATACTATCCCAGCCATGGGAACACAGCCTTATTGTTTTATGAATGACTATACAAAACAAATCAAAAAGGCAGTTTCTATTCCTGTTTCTTCAGTAGGACGTATACTCACACCTGAAAATGGAGAAGCTCTAATTGAAAATGGAGTTTGCGATATTATTGGATTAGGACGTTCATTATTAACTGATCCTGACTTTGTTAAAAAATTAGAAGCAGGACAACAAGATAGAATTCGTTATTGCATGATGTGCAATAAAGGATGTACAGATGCTATTCAAAATCGTCAATTCTTAAGTTGTGTATTAAATGCAGAGAATGGCTATGAATATGAAAGAGTTATAGCTCCTGCTACAGCTAAGAAAAAAGTGATTGTTGTTGGCGGTGGACCTGCTGGAATGGAAGCTGCTAGAGTTGCCAAGACAAGAGGGCATGATGTTATCTTATTTGAACGAGAAACAACATTAGGTGGTCAGTTGAATATCGCAAGTATTCCTCCTAGAAAATCAGAAATGACAAGAGCTATTCATTATTTAACAAATGAAATGAAAGTTCTTGGTGTTGATTTGCGATTGGGACAAAATGTATGTGCGAAATGTATTCTTGATCAAAAACCTGATAGTGTAATTATTGCTATAGGAGCATCTAATATTGATTTGCCAATACCTGGTCATGATTTGCCTCATGTTTATGATGCATGGAAAGTTTTGAATCATGAGCAACTTCCAAGTGGTAATGTTGTTGTCATTGGAGGTGGTCTTGTTGGGGCTGAAACTGCTGAATTATTAGCTGAGATGGGCTGCCATGTTTCTATTGTGGAAATGTTAGACGAAATTGCTAAAGAAGAATCTTCAACTGTCAAACCAACAATGTTTGAAACATTTAAAAAACATAATGTTAAATTATTAACCAAAACAAAAGTAACAGGAATTACAAAAGCATCTGTTGAAGCGGAAGATGAAAATGGAAAAGTTTCATTACCATGTGACTATGTTATCATGGCAGTAGGAGCAAAACCAAATGCCTTTGATACCACTGCTTTAATTGAGGCTGGTATTGATGTTCATATTGTTGGTGATTGTCATGAAAGAGCAGCTGACATTAATCGAGCTATTGAAGAAGGTTATTTAGCTGCAAATTCAATATAA
- a CDS encoding sensor domain-containing protein produces MEKDNAELSQDIEYQLLMTSLNASVSKHLLDEHFTLVTANSRYYEMFGYKKEEYEKLYHNRPDLFYKNDPDDWHELSQIVMDTIQQGKNRYDAIVRMRHKNGQRLWIKVVGNFTDEYVNGYRISYSVMMDVSELMQNKIEKETTENNFPGLIAKYKITQDGLEFLDGNYRFRDFFRQHLSIHLNDMSKENGLEEVADNYSKLRQGESFIFNISPYDAYNEQKYLTVSAQCIDKDKDDPIYLLLFSDITELTLQKQQLQQYNQSLHKLAFSDEVTKGYNRRKFDLVAGDAVRSHKPGTYAMVWLNLQKFKIVNEIAGIEAGDIALKYIYRQLREHLDEDEYVARLFSDNFVILIKTDGEKSIEERLNQCIQDINSYNDKEEYKYYLTFMAGIYLINEPDISVTYMQDRAHAAIKSSNDQNSDLCIMSYYNEAIRIKMLDEKDIENRMREALKNDEFEVYLQPKYSLKKKTILGAEALVRWNHPQRGFLPPSEFIPIFETNGFIIQLDLYVFEKVCECLKRWQDEGKEMLTISINMSRSHFSKNGFLDEYVRIKNKYGISAKYLEIELTETLVFENPEIFINIIQKIHKEGFSCSMDDFGSGYSTLNTLKDLDVDTIKLDKAFFSSEKMENNRENIIIGSVLDMAKSLDMETVAEGIETMEQVDFLSQTSCDLVQGYVFSKPLPILSFEKLWFEQNKKITIDS; encoded by the coding sequence ATGGAAAAAGATAATGCAGAATTGTCACAAGATATAGAATATCAACTTTTAATGACGTCTCTTAATGCTAGTGTTAGTAAACATTTATTAGATGAACATTTTACATTAGTGACGGCAAATTCGCGTTATTATGAAATGTTTGGTTATAAAAAAGAAGAATATGAAAAATTGTATCATAATCGTCCTGATTTATTTTATAAAAATGATCCTGATGATTGGCATGAACTGAGTCAGATTGTTATGGATACAATTCAACAAGGAAAAAATCGATATGATGCTATTGTACGTATGAGACATAAAAATGGACAAAGATTGTGGATTAAAGTTGTAGGAAACTTTACTGATGAATACGTGAATGGTTATCGCATCTCTTATTCAGTGATGATGGATGTTAGTGAATTAATGCAGAATAAGATTGAAAAAGAAACCACAGAAAATAATTTTCCTGGTTTAATCGCAAAATATAAAATAACTCAAGATGGATTAGAATTTTTGGATGGTAATTATCGTTTCCGTGATTTTTTTAGACAACATCTTTCTATTCATTTGAATGATATGTCAAAGGAAAATGGATTAGAAGAGGTAGCTGATAATTATTCAAAATTACGCCAAGGAGAATCATTTATTTTTAATATTTCTCCATATGATGCTTACAATGAACAAAAATATTTAACAGTATCAGCACAATGTATTGATAAGGATAAAGATGATCCTATCTATTTATTGCTTTTTTCAGATATTACAGAATTAACCTTACAAAAACAACAGCTTCAACAATATAATCAATCATTACATAAATTAGCATTTTCTGATGAAGTTACAAAAGGTTATAATCGAAGAAAATTTGATTTGGTTGCTGGTGATGCAGTCCGTTCTCATAAACCAGGAACATATGCAATGGTATGGCTCAATCTACAAAAGTTTAAGATTGTCAATGAAATTGCAGGCATTGAAGCCGGAGATATTGCACTCAAATATATATATCGTCAATTGCGTGAACATTTAGATGAAGATGAATATGTTGCACGATTATTTTCAGATAATTTTGTTATTCTTATTAAAACAGATGGTGAAAAGAGTATTGAAGAGCGATTAAATCAGTGTATACAAGATATCAATTCATATAATGATAAAGAGGAATATAAGTATTATTTAACTTTTATGGCAGGTATTTATTTGATTAATGAACCTGATATTTCTGTGACTTATATGCAAGATAGAGCACATGCAGCTATTAAATCAAGCAATGATCAAAATTCTGATTTATGTATTATGAGTTATTATAATGAAGCAATACGTATAAAAATGCTAGACGAAAAAGATATTGAAAATCGTATGAGAGAAGCATTAAAAAATGATGAGTTTGAAGTTTACTTACAACCTAAATATTCATTAAAAAAGAAAACTATTTTAGGTGCCGAAGCTTTGGTAAGATGGAATCATCCTCAACGTGGTTTCCTTCCACCTTCTGAATTTATCCCAATTTTTGAAACCAATGGTTTTATTATCCAATTAGATTTATATGTATTTGAAAAAGTATGTGAATGTCTTAAAAGATGGCAGGATGAAGGCAAAGAGATGCTGACGATATCAATTAATATGTCAAGATCACACTTTTCTAAAAATGGTTTCTTAGATGAATATGTCAGAATTAAAAATAAATATGGCATTTCTGCAAAATATTTAGAGATTGAATTAACGGAAACACTTGTTTTTGAAAATCCTGAAATATTCATTAATATTATTCAAAAAATTCATAAAGAAGGTTTCTCTTGTTCAATGGATGATTTTGGAAGTGGTTATTCGACATTGAATACTTTAAAAGATTTAGATGTCGATACAATCAAGTTAGATAAAGCATTCTTTTCATCTGAAAAGATGGAAAACAATAGAGAGAATATTATTATCGGAAGTGTTTTAGATATGGCTAAGTCCTTAGATATGGAAACAGTTGCTGAAGGTATTGAAACGATGGAACAAGTTGATTTCTTAAGTCAAACATCATGTGATTTGGTTCAAGGATATGTCTTTTCTAAACCTTTACCTATTTTATCATTTGAAAAATTATGGTTTGAACAAAATAAAAAAATAACGATAGACTCCTAA
- a CDS encoding PTS sugar transporter subunit IIB — MMKIMLACSAGMSTSLLVTRMEKAAAERGLECKIWAVSETALTTEYAADPCDVLLIGPQVRFRLNSIKEQTKGEVPVEVIDMRTYGMMDGSKVLDQALKMYEDWKNK, encoded by the coding sequence ATGATGAAAATTATGTTAGCATGTAGCGCTGGGATGTCAACAAGCTTACTTGTGACTCGTATGGAAAAAGCTGCTGCTGAAAGAGGTTTAGAATGCAAAATCTGGGCTGTTAGTGAAACTGCACTAACAACTGAATATGCTGCTGACCCATGTGATGTATTACTTATAGGACCTCAAGTACGTTTCCGTTTAAATTCAATCAAAGAACAAACAAAAGGTGAAGTTCCTGTTGAAGTTATTGATATGCGTACTTATGGTATGATGGATGGATCAAAAGTTTTAGATCAAGCTTTAAAAATGTATGAAGATTGGAAAAACAAATAA
- a CDS encoding VanZ family protein, which yields MEKKNRYFQWIFLLGIVVSFGVQFVYILLPQWTLTLLQKLILLSIQMISIGSYTHFRLINSSLKERKKGFLKAHWIVFVIYCLNLIYVLFLDPDFGRQVFKETLSFEEYWKYNVNLDLFETIQLFIRGYQNHIVSLETLLRNILGNLIVFMPMAYFLPVLFACQRKVYIFLPTLFMMVLSVEVLQVIFRIGSGDVDDLFLNVVGAFLMYLFLKCLPLEHIYALKERN from the coding sequence ATGGAAAAGAAAAATAGATATTTTCAATGGATTTTTTTATTAGGAATTGTTGTGAGTTTTGGGGTACAATTTGTATATATTCTCTTACCTCAATGGACATTAACATTGTTACAAAAACTTATTTTATTAAGTATTCAAATGATTTCCATTGGTAGTTATACACATTTTCGACTCATTAATTCAAGTTTAAAAGAAAGGAAAAAAGGTTTTTTGAAAGCACATTGGATTGTGTTTGTCATATATTGTCTAAATCTTATATACGTTTTATTTTTAGATCCTGATTTTGGCAGGCAAGTGTTTAAGGAAACATTATCTTTTGAAGAATACTGGAAATATAATGTTAATTTAGATTTGTTTGAAACAATACAATTATTTATCAGAGGTTATCAAAATCATATTGTGAGTTTAGAAACATTATTAAGAAATATATTAGGGAATTTAATTGTTTTTATGCCTATGGCTTATTTTTTACCAGTTTTATTTGCTTGTCAGAGAAAAGTTTATATTTTTTTGCCAACACTTTTTATGATGGTTTTAAGTGTTGAAGTTTTACAGGTCATATTCAGAATAGGAAGTGGCGATGTTGATGATTTATTTTTAAATGTTGTGGGGGCTTTTTTGATGTATTTATTTTTGAAATGCTTACCACTTGAGCATATTTATGCATTAAAAGAAAGGAATTAA